One Rubritalea squalenifaciens DSM 18772 genomic region harbors:
- a CDS encoding Hsp20/alpha crystallin family protein, with product MAIIKRDKDSLLPAIDSLWDGLFNRDFFRGSMELGTSIPAVNSKETDNEYLMEIAAPGLKKGDFDIGLDHGVLTISSEQKQEHEEKEGETVTRREFSYSSFSRSFQLPDDVNTDAINAEYKDGLLLLTMPKMEPREIEKSKRIEIK from the coding sequence ATGGCTATTATCAAAAGGGACAAAGACAGTTTGCTTCCTGCAATTGATTCGTTGTGGGACGGCTTATTCAACAGAGACTTCTTCAGAGGAAGTATGGAACTGGGAACCAGTATTCCCGCTGTAAACTCCAAGGAAACCGACAATGAGTATCTGATGGAAATTGCAGCTCCAGGCCTCAAGAAAGGAGACTTTGATATTGGACTCGATCACGGAGTACTGACAATCTCCTCCGAGCAGAAACAAGAGCATGAAGAGAAAGAAGGGGAAACGGTCACCAGGCGTGAGTTTAGCTACTCATCATTCTCCCGGAGCTTCCAGCTCCCTGATGATGTGAACACGGATGCTATCAACGCCGAGTACAAGGACGGCCTCCTGCTGCTTACCATGCCCAAGATGGAACCCAGAGAAATCGAAAAATCAAAACGTATTGAGATTAAGTAA